Proteins from one Oncorhynchus kisutch isolate 150728-3 unplaced genomic scaffold, Okis_V2 scaffold2748, whole genome shotgun sequence genomic window:
- the LOC116370816 gene encoding keratin-associated protein 12-2-like, producing the protein MEMDCVPVDCVLVDCVLVDCVPVDCVLVDCDPVDCVPVDCVLVDCVPVDCVPVDCALVDCVPVDCVPVDCALVDCVPVDCDLVDCVPVDCDLVDCVPVDCALVDCVPVDCVPVDCALVDCVPVDCVPVDCDIVDCVPVDCVPVDCVPVDCVLVDLDCVPVDCAPVDCDPVDCVLVDCDPVDCVLVDCAPVDCDPVGCAPVDCDPVDCAPVDCDPMDCVLVDCDPVDCFLVDCDPVDCVLVDCV; encoded by the exons atggaaatggaCTGTGTTCCAGTGGACTGTGTTCTAGTGGACTGTGTTCTAGTGGACTGTGTTCCAGTGGACTGTGTTCTAGTGGACTGTGATCCAGTGGACTGTGTTCCAGTGGACTGTGTTCTAGTGGACTGTGTTCCAGTGGACTGTGTTCCAGTGGACTGTGCTCTAGTGGACTGTGTTCCAGTGGACTGTGTTCCAGTGGACTGTGCTCTAGTGGACTGTGTTCCAGTGGACTGTGATCTAGTGGACTGTGTTCCAGTGGACTGTGATCTAGTGGACTGTGTTCCAGTGGACTGTGCTCTAGTGGACTGTGTTCCAGTGGACTGTGTTCCAGTGGACTGTGCTCTAGTGGACTGTGTTCCAGTGGACTGTGTTCCAGTGGACTGTGATATAGTGGACTGTGTTCCAGTGGACTGTGTTCCAGTGGACTGTGTTCCAGTGGACTGTGTTCTAGTGGACT TGGACTGTGTTCCAGTGGACTGTGCTCCAGTGGACTGTGATCCAGTGGACTGTGTTCTAGTGGACTGTGATCCAGTGGACTGTGTTCTAGTGGACTGTGCTCCAGTGGACTGTGATCCAGTGGGCTGTGCTCCAGTGGACTGTGATCCAGTGGACTGTGCTCCAGTGGACTGTGACCCCATGGACTGTGTTCTAGTGGACTGTGATCCAGTGGACTGTTTTCTAGTGGACTGTGATCCAGTGGACTGTGTTCTAGTGGACTGTGTCTAG